In Paracoccus aerodenitrificans, the following are encoded in one genomic region:
- a CDS encoding ABC transporter permease has product MQGNAPQPAPLSGSMTSQGERQGRISSPFRSGGGGWFIATLLISGLVVAPLLALIWQALQGSDGLWSHLAQNVLPYALGQTVTLLAGVGILVAVIGASTAWLVTAYDFRGRRALEWALLLPLAVPTYIVAYAYLDLLHPLGPVQSVVRDLLGYDSPRDFRLPDIRNMPGAILLLSLVLYPYVYLPTRAMFMTQAANLIEISRTLGTTRRQIFRRVALPLARPAIAVGISLALMETLNDIGASEFLGVRTLTISVYTTWVTRSDLPGAAQISLAMILLVVALISLERWARRRQRYSVNAQRARPFAPRKLTGSLAIAAFAICFLPVLLGFLTPAIFLAVEAIKRFRFAGLSQQLLTEARNTFLLSAFATLAVLACGIVVIWAARLMPLRRVAIMQRIATLGYAMPGTVLALGILVVAGGIDRSINQFVQQFLGQSAGLILIGSGAALGYAYLVRFLAISVGSVEAGMTRIPRSYDHAARTLGHGPSATLRRVHLPLTRGAIAAAGLLVFVDCMKELSATLLLRPLNFETLATHLYGEAARGTYEEASLAALAIVLVGILPVILLARIGRNDAAPQPGRQSI; this is encoded by the coding sequence ATGCAGGGCAATGCGCCGCAGCCCGCGCCGCTTTCCGGCAGCATGACGTCGCAGGGTGAGCGTCAGGGCAGAATATCCAGCCCCTTCCGTTCCGGCGGAGGGGGCTGGTTCATTGCCACGCTGCTGATCTCTGGGCTTGTGGTCGCGCCGCTGCTGGCGCTGATCTGGCAGGCTTTGCAAGGCTCGGACGGGCTGTGGTCGCATCTGGCGCAGAATGTTCTGCCATATGCGCTTGGGCAGACCGTCACGCTTCTGGCCGGGGTCGGCATTCTGGTCGCGGTAATTGGCGCATCGACCGCATGGCTGGTCACGGCCTATGATTTTCGCGGCAGGCGGGCGCTTGAATGGGCGCTGCTTCTGCCGCTGGCGGTGCCGACCTATATCGTCGCCTATGCCTATCTGGACCTGCTGCACCCTCTGGGGCCAGTGCAATCTGTGGTCCGGGATCTTCTGGGCTATGACAGCCCCCGCGATTTCCGCCTGCCCGATATCCGCAACATGCCCGGCGCAATCCTGCTGCTGAGCCTTGTGCTGTATCCCTATGTCTACCTGCCGACACGGGCGATGTTCATGACACAGGCCGCCAATCTGATCGAGATATCGCGAACGCTCGGCACGACACGGCGACAGATCTTCCGCCGCGTCGCGCTGCCTCTGGCGCGTCCGGCCATCGCGGTGGGGATCAGCCTGGCGCTGATGGAAACGCTGAACGATATCGGCGCGTCAGAGTTTCTGGGCGTCCGCACACTGACCATCTCGGTTTATACAACATGGGTCACGCGGTCCGATCTGCCCGGCGCGGCGCAGATCTCGCTGGCGATGATCCTGCTGGTCGTGGCGCTGATCTCGCTGGAAAGATGGGCGCGGAGACGGCAGAGATATTCGGTGAATGCGCAGAGGGCGCGGCCCTTTGCGCCGCGCAAACTGACAGGTTCCCTTGCCATCGCCGCATTCGCGATCTGTTTCCTGCCGGTCCTGCTTGGCTTCCTGACCCCGGCGATTTTTCTTGCCGTCGAGGCCATAAAGCGGTTCCGCTTCGCCGGATTGTCGCAGCAATTGCTGACCGAGGCGCGGAACACCTTCCTGCTGTCCGCTTTCGCCACGCTTGCCGTTCTGGCCTGCGGCATCGTCGTTATCTGGGCCGCGCGGCTCATGCCTCTTCGGAGAGTGGCGATCATGCAGCGCATCGCCACGCTTGGATATGCGATGCCGGGAACGGTGCTGGCGCTTGGGATTCTGGTCGTGGCTGGCGGGATCGACCGGTCAATCAATCAATTCGTGCAGCAATTTCTGGGACAGTCCGCCGGGCTGATCCTGATCGGATCGGGGGCGGCGCTTGGCTATGCCTATCTCGTGCGCTTCCTTGCGATCTCGGTCGGATCGGTCGAGGCCGGGATGACGCGCATTCCGCGCAGCTATGACCATGCGGCGCGGACCCTGGGCCACGGTCCATCGGCAACGCTGCGCCGCGTGCATCTGCCGCTGACGCGCGGTGCCATCGCGGCAGCCGGGCTGCTGGTCTTTGTCGATTGCATGAAAGAGCTTTCCGCCACGCTTCTTCTGCGCCCGCTGAATTTCGAAACGCTGGCCACGCATCTTTACGGAGAGGCAGCGCGGGGCACCTATGAAGAGGCTTCGCTGGCGGCGCTTGCCATCGTTCTGGTGGGTATCCTGCCGGTCATCCTTCTGGCACGGATCGGCCGCAATGACGCAGCACCGCAGCCGGGCCGTCAATCCATCTGA
- a CDS encoding ABC transporter ATP-binding protein, with the protein MPEPGSHALSLEGIGCRFGDRQVLADISMEAPAGRITCLLGESGCGKSTLLRVIAGIEHPSAGHILMDGSEIAGPARFVEPEQRNIGFMFQDYALFPHLSIRDNLAFGLRGIPAEQRQQRIDEVIAKIGIAHLEGRFPYSLSGGEQQRVALARALAPRPAVLLMDEPFSNLDQGLREYVRRETLATLRELGITAIIVTHDPQEALAMGEHIVLMKQGRIEQQGSPFDIYDRPVSVYAAEFMGPCNRLPGIWTGRGIETPIGYFPASLDLDEGDLALACIRPQALTIEPGSEGIAARVVSKTFMGESEQIELSVHPLADTLRMHSHQRVKMAVGEKVRLRLNGAQIHVFAENSLSDQRFVPKNS; encoded by the coding sequence ATGCCGGAACCCGGATCACATGCGCTTTCGCTTGAGGGAATCGGCTGTCGGTTCGGGGACAGGCAGGTTCTGGCGGATATCTCGATGGAGGCGCCGGCGGGACGGATCACCTGCCTGCTGGGGGAATCCGGCTGCGGGAAATCGACCCTGCTTCGGGTGATTGCCGGGATAGAGCACCCATCCGCCGGACATATCCTGATGGACGGCTCCGAAATCGCCGGACCTGCGCGTTTCGTCGAACCGGAACAGCGCAATATCGGCTTCATGTTTCAGGATTACGCCCTGTTTCCGCATCTGAGCATCCGCGACAACCTCGCCTTCGGTCTGCGCGGCATCCCGGCAGAGCAGCGCCAGCAGCGCATCGATGAGGTCATCGCAAAGATCGGCATCGCCCATCTGGAAGGACGCTTCCCGTACAGCCTTTCGGGCGGAGAGCAGCAGCGCGTGGCCCTTGCCCGCGCCCTTGCCCCGCGCCCTGCCGTGCTGCTGATGGATGAGCCGTTTTCCAATCTCGATCAAGGGCTGCGCGAATATGTGCGACGCGAAACGCTTGCGACGCTGCGAGAGTTGGGCATCACTGCGATCATCGTCACCCATGATCCGCAGGAAGCCCTGGCGATGGGCGAGCATATCGTGCTGATGAAGCAGGGCCGGATCGAGCAGCAGGGATCGCCCTTCGATATTTATGACCGGCCCGTCTCGGTCTATGCCGCCGAGTTCATGGGGCCGTGTAACCGCCTGCCGGGGATCTGGACCGGGCGGGGGATTGAAACGCCGATAGGGTATTTCCCGGCATCGCTGGATCTGGACGAGGGCGATCTGGCGCTTGCCTGTATCCGTCCGCAGGCATTGACGATCGAGCCCGGCTCGGAGGGGATCGCGGCGCGGGTCGTATCGAAAACCTTCATGGGAGAGAGCGAGCAGATCGAGCTGAGCGTTCATCCTCTGGCCGATACGCTGCGCATGCACAGCCATCAGCGCGTGAAAATGGCCGTCGGTGAGAAGGTACGGCTGAGGCTGAACGGCGCCCAGATTCACGTATTTGCAGAAAATAGCCTTTCGGATCAGAGATTTGTTCCCAAAAATAGTTGA
- a CDS encoding NAD-dependent epimerase/dehydratase family protein, protein MSRVFITGGTGFIGSHLARRCLSLGDQVTVLARPGSDLWRLGDILTGLRIIRADPDDPRATADALARSRPEHIFLLATETRFRGQSRLEALPSAIQANVDSLQLVLTAIAQLATPPRAVIRTGTLAELSPGDPSIEYPSGIYGLSVLIGTNLLRIWSRETGIPAVTARLCLTYGGDQSTDFFVPGAISQSLAGHAEAPKNPHALRDLLHVDDIVSALLVIARRADGLPPVLNVSTGQPHKLWDVANRIAALTGQRLKPTAPAQGNSTGDIVSAPPSHELSALGWRQEIPLDAGLQQVIDWERRKLDARQRRSSL, encoded by the coding sequence ATGTCACGCGTTTTCATCACAGGCGGGACCGGGTTTATCGGCTCGCATCTGGCGCGGAGATGCCTGTCGCTTGGCGATCAGGTAACTGTCCTTGCGCGTCCGGGCAGCGATTTATGGCGCCTTGGGGATATTCTGACAGGGCTCAGGATCATTCGCGCCGATCCAGATGATCCCCGCGCGACCGCCGATGCACTTGCCAGGTCGCGCCCCGAGCATATCTTTCTGCTTGCCACCGAAACCCGTTTCCGGGGGCAGTCACGGCTGGAAGCTCTGCCTTCGGCGATCCAAGCCAATGTGGACTCGCTGCAACTCGTGCTGACCGCAATCGCACAGCTTGCAACACCGCCCCGGGCGGTGATCCGTACCGGAACGCTGGCAGAGCTTTCTCCGGGAGATCCGAGCATCGAGTATCCGTCGGGTATATATGGCCTTTCGGTACTGATCGGGACGAACCTGCTGCGCATCTGGTCCCGGGAAACCGGGATTCCGGCAGTGACAGCACGGCTATGTCTGACCTATGGCGGCGACCAGTCCACGGATTTCTTCGTACCCGGCGCGATATCTCAGTCTTTGGCGGGTCATGCTGAAGCGCCGAAAAATCCCCATGCGCTGCGCGACCTTCTGCATGTGGATGATATCGTCTCTGCCCTGCTGGTGATCGCCCGCCGTGCCGATGGGCTGCCTCCGGTGCTGAATGTCTCGACCGGCCAGCCGCACAAATTGTGGGATGTGGCAAACCGGATTGCGGCTCTGACCGGTCAGAGGCTCAAGCCGACAGCGCCGGCGCAAGGGAACAGCACAGGCGATATCGTCTCGGCTCCGCCATCGCATGAGCTTTCAGCGCTTGGCTGGCGGCAGGAAATTCCGCTGGATGCCGGCCTTCAGCAGGTCATCGACTGGGAACGACGCAAGCTTGACGCCAGACAGAGGAGGAGCAGCCTATGA
- the cysP gene encoding thiosulfate ABC transporter substrate-binding protein CysP — protein MASNLSFRLLPRSLGAAAIAFAGLIGPAQAQERDMLNVSYDIARELYAALNPVFIENWAGETGETLTIEQSHAGSSKQARAILQGLKADLVTFNQVLDVQILAENGFVDEDWQQDLPNNASPYYSLPAFLVRGGNPKGIEDWDDLARDDVSIVFPNPKTSGNARYTYLAAYAYALNAFEGDDAQAREFVGKVLDNVAVFDTGGRGATTSFVERGIGDVLITFEAEVENIRAAEDEGEYDRVVPQVSLLAEFPVALVRKVAEERGTTDVAEAYLNFLYSTEAQEIIASFNNRVHDPAVVEATADQFPEVELLTVEDVFGSWQEAQETHFSDGGTLDQIQRN, from the coding sequence ATGGCCTCCAATCTTTCATTCCGCCTGCTGCCGCGCAGTCTCGGCGCCGCCGCCATCGCCTTTGCAGGGCTGATCGGTCCCGCACAGGCGCAGGAACGCGACATGCTGAACGTGTCCTATGACATCGCGCGTGAGCTTTACGCGGCGCTGAACCCGGTTTTCATCGAGAACTGGGCCGGGGAAACCGGCGAAACGCTGACCATCGAGCAGAGCCATGCCGGATCGTCCAAACAGGCCCGCGCCATTCTTCAGGGTCTGAAAGCCGATCTGGTGACCTTCAATCAGGTGCTGGATGTGCAGATCCTTGCCGAGAACGGCTTCGTCGATGAGGACTGGCAGCAGGATCTGCCGAATAACGCCTCTCCCTATTATTCGCTGCCCGCTTTCCTTGTGCGCGGCGGTAACCCGAAGGGGATCGAGGATTGGGACGATCTGGCACGGGACGATGTTTCGATCGTGTTCCCGAACCCGAAAACCAGCGGCAATGCGCGTTACACCTATCTTGCGGCCTATGCCTATGCGCTGAATGCCTTCGAGGGCGATGACGCTCAGGCGCGGGAATTCGTCGGCAAGGTTCTTGATAATGTCGCCGTCTTCGACACGGGCGGGCGCGGCGCGACCACCAGCTTTGTCGAGCGCGGCATCGGTGACGTTCTGATCACCTTCGAAGCCGAGGTCGAGAATATCCGCGCCGCCGAGGATGAGGGCGAGTATGATCGCGTCGTGCCGCAGGTTTCTCTGCTGGCCGAATTCCCGGTGGCGCTTGTCCGCAAGGTCGCCGAGGAGCGCGGCACCACCGATGTTGCGGAAGCCTATCTGAACTTCCTCTACAGCACCGAGGCGCAGGAAATCATCGCGTCCTTCAACAACCGCGTCCATGATCCGGCTGTGGTCGAGGCCACCGCCGATCAGTTCCCCGAGGTCGAGCTGCTGACCGTCGAGGATGTCTTCGGAAGCTGGCAGGAAGCGCAGGAAACGCATTTCAGCGATGGCGGCACGCTTGACCAGATCCAGCGGAACTGA
- a CDS encoding DegT/DnrJ/EryC1/StrS family aminotransferase, producing the protein MRVNYGQTVHGEEEIEAVVSVLRSSTQMGRHVREMQEKVAALFEKSHGIMVNSGSSANFIAVALLDLPAGSEVITPALTFATTVAPIVQHGLVPTFIDVADGTYNVDAAQIEAMIGPDTRAIMIPSLIGNLPDWPRIREIAEAHNLAVIEDSADTLGATIGGQSTGVNAQISTTSFYGSHVINGAGNGGMLCVDDDDMARQALLLRSWGRTSSLYQEGSEAIENRFNVDLDGISYDAKFLFEKLGYNLEPSEISAAFGLVQLDKLDGNITAREQNFAQHLAFFGEYKDWFILPRQLPDSRTGWLAFPLTIREDAPFCRRDMQIFLERREIQTRPVFTGNILRQPAMKSVSSRTRPDGYPVADAVMRGGILLACHHGLTQEQIDFMHESFRDFAAQYSRGA; encoded by the coding sequence ATGCGAGTTAATTACGGCCAGACCGTACATGGCGAAGAGGAAATCGAGGCTGTCGTCAGCGTGCTGCGAAGCTCAACACAAATGGGTCGGCATGTCCGGGAGATGCAGGAGAAGGTCGCGGCTTTATTCGAAAAAAGCCACGGAATCATGGTCAATTCGGGGTCCTCGGCGAATTTTATCGCAGTGGCGCTGCTGGATCTTCCGGCCGGTTCCGAAGTCATCACCCCAGCCCTGACCTTCGCGACAACGGTTGCGCCTATCGTCCAGCATGGGCTTGTTCCGACATTTATCGATGTGGCAGACGGGACATATAACGTCGATGCCGCTCAGATAGAGGCGATGATCGGGCCTGATACACGCGCGATCATGATCCCTTCGCTGATCGGTAACCTGCCCGACTGGCCCCGCATCCGAGAGATTGCCGAAGCACATAATCTTGCCGTGATCGAGGACAGCGCCGATACGCTCGGCGCGACGATTGGCGGGCAAAGCACGGGGGTAAATGCGCAGATCTCGACGACCAGCTTCTACGGCAGCCATGTCATCAACGGCGCGGGCAATGGCGGGATGCTCTGCGTCGATGACGACGACATGGCCCGGCAGGCGCTTTTACTGCGAAGCTGGGGCCGGACATCCTCACTGTATCAGGAAGGCAGCGAGGCAATCGAAAACCGGTTCAATGTAGATCTGGACGGCATATCCTATGATGCGAAATTCCTGTTTGAGAAACTCGGCTATAATCTGGAACCGTCAGAAATCAGCGCGGCGTTCGGGCTGGTGCAGCTTGACAAGCTGGACGGCAATATCACCGCGCGTGAACAGAACTTCGCCCAACATCTTGCGTTTTTCGGTGAGTATAAAGATTGGTTCATCCTGCCCCGGCAACTGCCTGATTCACGGACCGGATGGCTGGCATTTCCGCTGACCATTCGCGAGGATGCTCCGTTCTGCCGCCGCGATATGCAAATTTTCCTTGAGAGGCGGGAAATCCAGACACGGCCCGTTTTCACCGGAAATATCCTGAGGCAACCCGCGATGAAATCGGTGTCCTCCCGGACCCGGCCCGACGGCTATCCGGTCGCCGATGCCGTAATGCGTGGCGGCATTCTGCTGGCCTGTCATCACGGGCTGACGCAGGAACAGATCGACTTCATGCATGAAAGCTTCCGTGACTTCGCCGCACAGTATTCACGCGGCGCGTAA
- a CDS encoding ABC transporter ATP-binding protein, whose amino-acid sequence MTFKAVEIHKSFEDTQVLKGVSLTVEPGEFVALLGPSGSGKTTLLNIIAGLAHADQGRLVLDGEDITRLPAGKRHFGMVFQSYALFRHMTVAQNIAFGLKVMDGKRRPSREAINRRVTELLEMIELPQLAGRYPAQLSGGQRQRVAMARALAIDPKLLLMDEPFSALDTQVRQSLRGEVRALQRKAGVGAIMVTHDRAEAWALADRIAVMDHGRIVQFDTPERLADNPANEAVRSLVGDVA is encoded by the coding sequence ATGACATTCAAGGCCGTTGAGATCCATAAATCCTTCGAGGACACACAGGTTCTGAAAGGGGTCTCGCTGACCGTCGAACCCGGAGAGTTCGTCGCCCTGCTGGGTCCTTCGGGCTCCGGCAAGACAACGCTTCTGAATATTATCGCAGGGCTCGCCCATGCCGATCAGGGCAGGCTTGTTCTGGACGGTGAGGACATCACCCGGCTGCCCGCCGGGAAGCGGCATTTCGGCATGGTTTTCCAAAGCTATGCGCTCTTCCGCCATATGACCGTGGCGCAGAATATCGCTTTCGGGCTGAAGGTGATGGACGGCAAGCGCCGCCCCTCGCGGGAGGCGATCAATCGCCGGGTCACCGAATTGCTGGAGATGATCGAACTGCCCCAGCTTGCCGGGCGCTATCCGGCTCAGCTTTCCGGCGGTCAGCGTCAGCGCGTCGCGATGGCCCGCGCCCTGGCCATCGACCCCAAGCTGCTGCTGATGGATGAACCGTTCAGCGCCCTTGACACGCAGGTCCGCCAATCCCTGCGCGGAGAGGTCCGCGCCCTTCAGCGCAAGGCCGGTGTGGGCGCGATCATGGTGACGCATGACCGCGCCGAGGCATGGGCTTTGGCCGACCGGATTGCGGTCATGGATCATGGCCGGATCGTGCAGTTCGACACGCCCGAGCGTCTTGCGGATAATCCTGCGAATGAGGCGGTCAGGTCTCTGGTCGGGGATGTCGCCTGA
- a CDS encoding glycosyltransferase family 2 protein, protein MTMISLIIPAYNEEENVRACYTRCAAVLDDLPGYEAEIIFTDNHSTDRTFPILSEIAAEDRRVRAFRFSRNVGYQNSVMFAYKATRGDCVIQLDCDLQDPPELIPEMLRLWDEGNQVVYGIRRKLPDGPLVATLRRGFYWFIDRISQDDLPRNAGEFRLTDRRVVDQIRMRDDRSPYMRGMISAMGFRQVGFEYDRPARMAGESKFPLSAMMSLAVDGLVNHSLLPLRLASTTSLVVGLITFIVLLLYLVGKLLFGQEWPPGFATLVILLLMSMTLNAMFLGILGEYIGRIFMQTKSINVPIVESTLNVSPEMIGQMEQPAQAGLHVVR, encoded by the coding sequence ATGACCATGATTTCACTCATCATCCCGGCCTATAATGAAGAGGAAAATGTCCGGGCCTGCTATACGCGCTGCGCGGCAGTGCTGGACGATTTGCCCGGTTATGAGGCCGAGATCATCTTCACGGATAATCATTCCACCGACCGGACATTCCCGATCCTGTCCGAGATTGCCGCCGAGGATCGCCGCGTCCGCGCCTTCCGGTTCTCGCGCAATGTCGGCTACCAGAATTCGGTGATGTTCGCCTATAAGGCTACGCGTGGGGATTGCGTCATTCAGCTTGACTGCGATTTGCAGGACCCCCCAGAGTTGATCCCCGAAATGCTCCGCCTCTGGGACGAGGGCAATCAGGTGGTCTACGGGATCAGGCGCAAACTGCCCGACGGTCCTCTGGTGGCAACACTGCGCCGAGGGTTTTACTGGTTCATCGACCGGATCAGCCAGGACGATCTTCCCCGCAATGCGGGCGAGTTCCGGCTGACGGACCGGCGTGTCGTGGATCAGATCAGAATGCGCGACGACCGTTCTCCCTATATGCGCGGCATGATCAGCGCGATGGGGTTCCGGCAGGTCGGGTTCGAATATGACCGGCCCGCACGTATGGCAGGTGAATCGAAGTTTCCACTGAGCGCGATGATGTCCCTTGCAGTGGACGGACTGGTGAACCACTCCTTGTTACCGCTGCGTCTGGCTTCGACCACATCGCTTGTCGTGGGGCTGATCACGTTCATCGTGCTGCTTCTCTACCTGGTCGGCAAGCTGCTGTTCGGGCAGGAATGGCCGCCGGGCTTCGCCACGCTGGTAATCCTTCTGCTGATGTCGATGACGCTGAATGCCATGTTTCTAGGTATCCTGGGCGAATATATCGGGCGCATCTTCATGCAGACGAAAAGCATAAACGTGCCCATAGTGGAATCGACGCTGAACGTATCGCCCGAGATGATCGGTCAGATGGAGCAACCGGCTCAGGCCGGGTTGCATGTGGTGCGCTGA
- the cysW gene encoding sulfate ABC transporter permease subunit CysW — protein sequence MAKPILIALAVIFLAVMVLMPVVAIFDRAFADGAGAYIAAITDPETLAAIKLTVIAALIVVPINIVFGVAAAWLIARYRFWGRRVLLILIELPFAMSPIVAGLAFLLIYGAYGPVGAALEPFGIQLMFNLIGIVLVSLFVTCPFVMREILPVLQVTGEEEEKAALTLGANGWQTFRHIVLPNISWGLAYGTVLTMARAMGEFGAVSVVSGAIRGRTMTLPLQIELMYNDYNATGAFAAATVLAGLAFLTLVLRGALNRFGPRKEAHS from the coding sequence ATGGCGAAACCGATCCTGATTGCGCTTGCGGTGATCTTCCTTGCGGTCATGGTGCTGATGCCGGTCGTGGCGATTTTCGACAGGGCCTTCGCGGACGGCGCGGGGGCCTATATCGCCGCGATCACCGACCCCGAGACCCTGGCCGCGATCAAGCTGACCGTCATCGCCGCGCTGATCGTGGTGCCGATCAATATCGTCTTCGGCGTTGCCGCCGCGTGGCTGATCGCACGGTATCGGTTCTGGGGACGCCGCGTGCTGCTGATCCTGATCGAGCTGCCTTTCGCCATGTCGCCCATTGTGGCGGGCCTCGCCTTCCTGCTGATCTACGGCGCTTACGGGCCCGTCGGCGCGGCGCTAGAGCCGTTTGGCATCCAGCTTATGTTCAACCTGATCGGTATCGTGCTGGTTTCCCTGTTCGTCACCTGCCCTTTCGTGATGCGGGAAATCCTGCCCGTGCTGCAAGTCACCGGCGAGGAAGAGGAAAAAGCCGCCCTGACGCTCGGTGCCAATGGCTGGCAGACATTCCGCCATATCGTGCTGCCGAATATCTCATGGGGTCTGGCCTATGGCACGGTGCTGACAATGGCCCGCGCAATGGGTGAATTCGGTGCGGTCAGCGTCGTGTCGGGCGCGATCCGGGGACGCACCATGACCCTGCCTCTGCAGATCGAACTTATGTATAACGACTATAACGCCACCGGCGCTTTCGCCGCCGCGACCGTCCTTGCCGGTCTGGCCTTCCTGACGCTGGTTTTGCGCGGTGCGCTGAACCGCTTCGGCCCCAGAAAAGAGGCGCATTCATGA
- the cysT gene encoding sulfate ABC transporter permease subunit CysT — MTALARRNPRILPGFSLSLGITVLFLCLIVLLPLSGLLWQLAQLGPGDYLRIISSERVLAALRVTISAAALATAINGVFGLILAWVLTRYRFPGRGIMDALVDLPFALPTAVAGIALVALYDRSGWVGQLLDPLGIQIAYTWWGIVIAMAFTSIPFAVRAIQPAIEELDPAEEAAALTLGANGVQMFFRVLLRPLLPSILTGIGLSFVRSLGEFGAVIFIAGNLPYETEIASLLILIRLDEFDYPAAAAVAGTLLALSLVLLVAINVMQNRLQSYLRVGA; from the coding sequence ATGACCGCCCTCGCCCGCCGCAACCCAAGAATTCTGCCGGGATTTTCCCTGTCTCTGGGAATCACGGTGCTGTTCCTGTGCCTGATCGTGCTTCTGCCGCTCAGCGGGTTGCTCTGGCAGTTGGCGCAGCTTGGGCCGGGGGATTACCTGCGCATCATCTCATCGGAACGTGTGCTGGCAGCGCTGCGCGTGACGATTTCGGCGGCGGCTCTGGCCACCGCGATTAACGGCGTGTTCGGGCTGATCCTTGCATGGGTGCTGACCCGGTATCGCTTTCCGGGACGCGGCATCATGGATGCGCTTGTCGATCTGCCCTTCGCCCTGCCGACTGCCGTTGCCGGGATCGCGCTTGTGGCGCTGTATGATCGCTCTGGCTGGGTCGGCCAGTTGCTGGACCCGCTTGGCATCCAGATCGCCTATACATGGTGGGGTATCGTGATCGCGATGGCGTTCACCTCGATCCCCTTCGCCGTCCGCGCCATCCAGCCCGCCATCGAGGAACTGGACCCGGCCGAGGAAGCCGCCGCGCTGACCCTTGGCGCGAACGGGGTGCAGATGTTCTTCCGCGTGCTGCTGCGCCCGCTGCTGCCGTCGATCCTGACCGGGATCGGACTGTCCTTCGTGCGCTCACTGGGAGAATTCGGCGCGGTGATCTTCATCGCTGGAAACCTGCCCTATGAGACCGAGATCGCCTCATTGCTGATCCTGATCCGGCTGGATGAGTTCGACTATCCCGCCGCCGCCGCCGTGGCCGGCACATTGCTGGCGCTGTCACTCGTGCTGCTGGTGGCGATCAATGTCATGCAGAACCGGCTGCAATCCTATCTGCGGGTGGGCGCGTAA
- a CDS encoding Fe(3+) ABC transporter substrate-binding protein yields MNFTTRIALPACAAAASLVTVSAASADEVNLYTSREPGLIEPLLDAFTEATGVQVNTVFLKDGLPERVETEGEASPADILMAVDAGKLTDLVDKGLTQPIESEIISETVPENLRGPDNQWVALSTRARVVYAAKDLELDSITYEQLSDPEWKGRLCIRSGQHPYNTALFSAYIAHHGADAAKEWLTGMKDNLARKAGGGDRDGAKDILGGICDIAVANSYYVGRMRSGAGGEEQKEWGDAIKVILPTFENGGTHVNISGAALAKYAPNKDEAIQLLEYLVSDEAQKIYAEANFEHPIKAGVELDPIVASFGELQIDTVPLTDIVTYRQEASKLVDEVGFDN; encoded by the coding sequence ATGAATTTCACAACACGGATCGCCCTGCCCGCCTGCGCCGCAGCGGCCAGCCTTGTCACCGTCTCGGCGGCCTCGGCGGATGAGGTCAATCTGTATACCTCGCGCGAGCCGGGTCTGATCGAACCGCTTCTCGACGCATTCACCGAAGCGACCGGCGTACAGGTCAACACGGTCTTTCTGAAGGACGGCCTGCCGGAACGCGTTGAAACCGAAGGCGAGGCCTCGCCTGCCGATATCCTGATGGCTGTCGATGCGGGCAAGCTGACCGATCTGGTCGATAAGGGTCTGACCCAGCCGATCGAGTCCGAAATCATCTCTGAGACCGTGCCGGAAAATCTGCGCGGGCCGGATAATCAATGGGTAGCGCTGTCGACCCGCGCCCGCGTGGTGTACGCCGCGAAGGATCTGGAACTGGACAGCATCACCTATGAGCAGCTTTCCGACCCGGAATGGAAAGGTCGGCTTTGCATCCGCTCGGGCCAGCATCCGTATAATACCGCGCTGTTCTCGGCCTATATCGCGCATCACGGAGCCGATGCCGCGAAGGAATGGCTGACCGGCATGAAGGATAATCTGGCCCGCAAGGCCGGTGGCGGCGACCGCGACGGCGCCAAGGATATTCTGGGCGGGATCTGCGATATTGCAGTGGCGAACTCCTATTATGTCGGCCGGATGCGATCCGGCGCCGGTGGTGAGGAACAGAAGGAATGGGGCGATGCGATCAAGGTCATCCTGCCGACCTTCGAAAATGGCGGCACTCATGTGAATATCAGCGGCGCGGCTCTGGCGAAATACGCGCCCAACAAGGACGAGGCCATCCAGCTTCTGGAATATCTCGTCTCGGATGAGGCGCAGAAGATCTATGCCGAGGCCAATTTCGAACATCCGATCAAGGCCGGGGTTGAGCTTGACCCCATCGTCGCCTCTTTCGGCGAGTTGCAGATCGACACGGTCCCGCTCACCGATATCGTCACCTATCGGCAAGAGGCCAGCAAGCTGGTCGATGAGGTCGGCTTCGACAATTGA